Proteins co-encoded in one Oreochromis aureus strain Israel breed Guangdong linkage group 3, ZZ_aureus, whole genome shotgun sequence genomic window:
- the LOC120437986 gene encoding uncharacterized protein LOC120437986, with the protein MSANNFLNAINKWVDLQKKSVEKLNSLAAELRKHKKNVNISKVVGSSVSVGGAVAMTAAGILSIFTGGLAIPVLAIGGAVASGLALANNAGSEVANAVISSRIMNEARMIAEEIEKVENTFQKPIISLAKEGQKTTQAHSNAAESGRKYVMEQILRVMAVEEGLILHESISLLNMTMHQEKRSLLQSSALGLPLLSKLVTELVTSVGAKLAAKAAGRIAGGAVGLVVSIPELIFDCLNLDDCETENCKHLRETAQGIQTAYEKMERELQEMKKMIQRLVVVQRCIENKHRNHEEKKTLIDTLIERQKCEHKVIKRWLKENSDFEAFFKLLDLFHLLRIKLEKEEKKNHSNTVDITFVAHGSITGSMIPASCLLTLPAITDIVLYSPWNCVITADAAYGVATGLMEPKHRVFYCIKKDDCKQKHRPTKLPNEWNSMKKAGDRKIPNIMLGPLKQPKDDAWNKFEFLENTHGKPGRNRIVIPYTGKSKGAIPFFVVSLALSVVLSFSRFQATLHLTACLSKSKNEKMNLEEDALEEQYAYTIDHTAMTCSRSMSPSKLLSSFKAVFD; encoded by the exons ATGAGTGCTaataatttcctcaatgcaatCAACAAGTGGGTGGATCTACAGAAAAAATCTGTAGAAAAGCTGAActcgctggctgctgagctgagGAAACATAAGAAGAACGTGAACATCAGTAAGGTTGTTGGAAGCTCTGTATCTGTAGGTGGTGCAGTTGCCATGACAGCAGCAGGCATCCTATCAATCTTTACAGGTGGCCTGGCAATACCCGTACTAGCTATAGGAGGAGCAGTGGCATCTGGGTTAGCTCTGGCTAACAATGCAGGTTCAGAGGTTGCCAATGCTGTCATATCAAGTCGCATCATGAATGAGGCACGCATGATTGCAGAGGAGATTGAGAAAGTTGAAAATACCTTTCAAAAGCCCATTATAAGTTTAGCAAAAGAAGGACAGAAGACAACACAGGCTCATTCCAATGCAGCTGAATCTGGAAGGAAATATGTTATGGAGCAAATCCTGAGAGTGATGGCAGTGGAAGAGGGACTGATATTACATGAAAGCATCAGTTTGCTGAATATGACTATGCACCAAGAGAAACGATCTCTTCTGCAGAGTTCAGCTCTGGGACTACCACTACTTTCAAAACTTGTGACGGAGTTGGTCACTTCTGTGGGAGCAAAATTAGCTGCAAAAGCAGCTGGACGT ATTGCAGGAGGAGCAGTTGGACTTGTAGTCTCAATTCCAGAGCTAATTTTCGATTGTTTAAACCTGGATGACTGTGAGACAGAAAACTGTAAGCACCTGAGAGAGACTGCACAAGGCATACAGACTGCTtatgaaaagatggaaagagaaCTTCAGGAAATGAA AAAAATGATTCAGAGGTTAGTCGTGGTTCAACGCTgcatagaaaacaaacacaggaaccacgaggaaaagaaaacattgataGATACATTGATTGAAAGACAAAAGTGTGAACATAAAGTCATCAAGCGGTGGCTGAAAGAAAACTCAGACTTTGAGGCCTTCTTCAAACTGTTGGACTTGTTTCACCTATTGAGAATAAAGCttgaaaaggaagaaaagaagaaccaCTCCAACACCGTTGACATCACCTTTGTGGCACATGGATCAATCACGGGCTCCATGATCCCAGCCAGCTGTCTGCTGACTCTGCCCGCCATCACTGACATCGTCCTGTACTCTCCCTGGAACTGCGTCATCACTGCTGATGCAGCGTATGGTGTTGCTACAGGACTCATGGAGCCTAAGCACAGAGTTTTTTACTGTATAAAAAAAGATGACTGCAAACAGAAACATCGACCCACCAAACTTCCAAATGAGTGGAACTCAATGAAGAAAGCTGGAGATCGAAAGATTCCCAACATCATGCTGGGACCTCTAAAACAACCCAAAGATGATGCGTGGAATAAATTTGAGTTTCTCGAGAATACGCATGGCAAACCTGGGAGAAACCGCATCGTCATCCCGTACACAGGAAAGAGTAAAGGAGCTATCCCATTCTTCGTTGTCTCCTTGGCTCTGTCTGTTGTGCTCTCTTTTTCCAGGTTTCAAGCCACGCTCCATCTCACTGCCTGTTTGAGCAAatctaaaaatgagaaaatgaacCTTGAGGAGGATGCCCTGGAGGAGCAGTATGCCTACACCATCGACCACACAGCAATGACTTGTTCAAGAAGCATGTCACCCAGCAAACTGCTTAGCTCTTTCAAAGCTGTATTTGATTAG